In a single window of the Platichthys flesus chromosome 5, fPlaFle2.1, whole genome shotgun sequence genome:
- the psip1a gene encoding PC4 and SFRS1 interacting protein 1a isoform X2, with amino-acid sequence MTLDWKPGDLIFAKMKGYPHWPARIDEVPDGAVKPSNIKFPIFFFGTHETAFLGPKDVFPYHPNKEKYAKPNKRKGFNEGLWEIENNPKVELTAPKPVPPGCFPEKDSDSGPDGDEDADDKGVKSKVPGSEAEQENENEEEDEEMEEEMEMEEKGSLMSEQGPQDQDGAAQKEPTDVVKPKRGRKKKTDPDQEPEKDDAPVSPVSPSGAEGPKRRGRKPKSEKMLLLQQQNDQQGSGSEMDTAEAERKRKRAPEDKSKSGEEEKRKKREDSKGKEAELKEPEAKKKKQSKDDGSSGSDDEEKNKGRKKQQSSETDKDARRRKADEIREPNKEDGKKNEDKAGVKKKELSTDLKLQRLHSEIKISLKIDNPDVKKCLDALDEIGALQVTTQHLQKHSELIATLKKIRRFKASQDIMDKATMLYNKFKSMFLVGEGDCVLSQVLNKSIAEQRQHEEAKKGAMKRVEQVKENHSDKMMNGDTGPDEKKQETEKLLEDASAGENHSAPEAQEEST; translated from the exons aTGACTCTGGATTGGAAACCAGGTGATCTGATCTTCGCCAAGATGAAGGGTTACCCTCACTGGCCCGCGAGA ATTGATGAAGTCCCAGACGGAGCTGTGAAGCCGTCCAACATCAAGTTCCCCATCTTCTTCTTTGGTACCCATGAAAC AGCCTTCCTCGGCCCGAAAGACGTCTTCCCCTACCATCCCAACAAGGAGAAGTACGCCAAGCCCAACAAGAGGAAAGGCTTCAACGAAGGACTGTGGGAGATCGAGAACAACCCAAAGGTTGAGCTCACCGCGCCCAAG CCGGTTCCTCCTGGTTGTTTTCCTGAGAAGGACTCAGACAGCGGTCCCGACGGAGACGAGGACGCTGACGACAAGGGGGTCAAATCCAAA GTTCCAGGAAGTGAGGCTGAGCAGGAGAAtgagaatgaggaggaggatgaggagatggaggaggagatggagatggaggagaaagggTCTCTGATGTCTGAGCAGGGTCCTCAGGACCAGGAT GGAGCTGCTCAGAAAGAACCCACAGATGTTGTTAAACccaagagaggaagaaagaaaaag actGACCCCGACCAGGAGCCTGAAAAGGACGATGCTCCTGTCAGTCCTGTTAGTCCTTCAG GTGCAGAGGGTCCAAAACGAAGAGGCAGGAAGCCAAAAAGTGAGAAGATGCttctgctccagcagcagaacGACCAGCAGGGCTCAGGAAGTGAAAT GGACACtgctgaggcagagagaaagagaaagagggcacCAGAGGACAAGTCCAAGAgcggtgaggaggagaagagaaagaagagggaggacaGCAAAGGAAAGGAGGCAGAATTGAAAGAGCCGGAagccaagaagaagaagcagtcCAAGGATGACGGCTCGTCTGGCTCTGACGATGAAGAG aaaaataaaggcAGAAAGAAACAGCAAAGCTCAGAGACGGACAAAGATGCCCGGCGGCGGAAAGCAGATGAAATAAGAGA GCCGAACAAGGAGGATGGGAAGAAAAATGAAGACAAGGCGGGAGTAAAGAAAAAAG AACTGTCGACTGACTTGAAACTCCAGAGACTGCACAGCGAAATCAAGATTTCACTCAAAATCGACAACCCT GATGTGAAGAAGTGCTTGGACGCATTAGATGAGATCGGCGCCCTTCAGGTCACAACCCAGCACCTGCAGAAACACAGTGAGCTCATTGCCACTCTGAAAAAG ATCCGCAGGTTCAAGGCCAGTCAGGACATCATGGACAAGGCCACCATGTTGTATAACAAGTTTAAGAGCATGTTCCTGGTTGGAGAAGGCGACTGTGTGCTCAGCCAGGTCCTCAACAAGTCAATAGCTGAGCAACGGCAGCACGAAGAAGCCAAGAAAGGAGCAATGAAGAGAGTTGAACAAGTCAAGGAAAACCACTCAG ACAAGATGATGAATGGTGATACGGGCCCCGACGAGAAGAAGCAGGAAACTGAGAAGCTGCTAGAAGACGCCTCGGCGGGAGAAAATCACAG tGCCCCAGAAGCTCAGGAGGAGTCCACCTGA
- the psip1a gene encoding PC4 and SFRS1 interacting protein 1a isoform X1, whose translation MKSPDEAADMTLDWKPGDLIFAKMKGYPHWPARIDEVPDGAVKPSNIKFPIFFFGTHETAFLGPKDVFPYHPNKEKYAKPNKRKGFNEGLWEIENNPKVELTAPKPVPPGCFPEKDSDSGPDGDEDADDKGVKSKVPGSEAEQENENEEEDEEMEEEMEMEEKGSLMSEQGPQDQDGAAQKEPTDVVKPKRGRKKKTDPDQEPEKDDAPVSPVSPSGAEGPKRRGRKPKSEKMLLLQQQNDQQGSGSEMDTAEAERKRKRAPEDKSKSGEEEKRKKREDSKGKEAELKEPEAKKKKQSKDDGSSGSDDEEKNKGRKKQQSSETDKDARRRKADEIREPNKEDGKKNEDKAGVKKKELSTDLKLQRLHSEIKISLKIDNPDVKKCLDALDEIGALQVTTQHLQKHSELIATLKKIRRFKASQDIMDKATMLYNKFKSMFLVGEGDCVLSQVLNKSIAEQRQHEEAKKGAMKRVEQVKENHSDKMMNGDTGPDEKKQETEKLLEDASAGENHSAPEAQEEST comes from the exons ATGAAGTCACcagatgaag ctgcagacaTGACTCTGGATTGGAAACCAGGTGATCTGATCTTCGCCAAGATGAAGGGTTACCCTCACTGGCCCGCGAGA ATTGATGAAGTCCCAGACGGAGCTGTGAAGCCGTCCAACATCAAGTTCCCCATCTTCTTCTTTGGTACCCATGAAAC AGCCTTCCTCGGCCCGAAAGACGTCTTCCCCTACCATCCCAACAAGGAGAAGTACGCCAAGCCCAACAAGAGGAAAGGCTTCAACGAAGGACTGTGGGAGATCGAGAACAACCCAAAGGTTGAGCTCACCGCGCCCAAG CCGGTTCCTCCTGGTTGTTTTCCTGAGAAGGACTCAGACAGCGGTCCCGACGGAGACGAGGACGCTGACGACAAGGGGGTCAAATCCAAA GTTCCAGGAAGTGAGGCTGAGCAGGAGAAtgagaatgaggaggaggatgaggagatggaggaggagatggagatggaggagaaagggTCTCTGATGTCTGAGCAGGGTCCTCAGGACCAGGAT GGAGCTGCTCAGAAAGAACCCACAGATGTTGTTAAACccaagagaggaagaaagaaaaag actGACCCCGACCAGGAGCCTGAAAAGGACGATGCTCCTGTCAGTCCTGTTAGTCCTTCAG GTGCAGAGGGTCCAAAACGAAGAGGCAGGAAGCCAAAAAGTGAGAAGATGCttctgctccagcagcagaacGACCAGCAGGGCTCAGGAAGTGAAAT GGACACtgctgaggcagagagaaagagaaagagggcacCAGAGGACAAGTCCAAGAgcggtgaggaggagaagagaaagaagagggaggacaGCAAAGGAAAGGAGGCAGAATTGAAAGAGCCGGAagccaagaagaagaagcagtcCAAGGATGACGGCTCGTCTGGCTCTGACGATGAAGAG aaaaataaaggcAGAAAGAAACAGCAAAGCTCAGAGACGGACAAAGATGCCCGGCGGCGGAAAGCAGATGAAATAAGAGA GCCGAACAAGGAGGATGGGAAGAAAAATGAAGACAAGGCGGGAGTAAAGAAAAAAG AACTGTCGACTGACTTGAAACTCCAGAGACTGCACAGCGAAATCAAGATTTCACTCAAAATCGACAACCCT GATGTGAAGAAGTGCTTGGACGCATTAGATGAGATCGGCGCCCTTCAGGTCACAACCCAGCACCTGCAGAAACACAGTGAGCTCATTGCCACTCTGAAAAAG ATCCGCAGGTTCAAGGCCAGTCAGGACATCATGGACAAGGCCACCATGTTGTATAACAAGTTTAAGAGCATGTTCCTGGTTGGAGAAGGCGACTGTGTGCTCAGCCAGGTCCTCAACAAGTCAATAGCTGAGCAACGGCAGCACGAAGAAGCCAAGAAAGGAGCAATGAAGAGAGTTGAACAAGTCAAGGAAAACCACTCAG ACAAGATGATGAATGGTGATACGGGCCCCGACGAGAAGAAGCAGGAAACTGAGAAGCTGCTAGAAGACGCCTCGGCGGGAGAAAATCACAG tGCCCCAGAAGCTCAGGAGGAGTCCACCTGA
- the psip1a gene encoding PC4 and SFRS1 interacting protein 1a isoform X3 translates to MKSPDEAADMTLDWKPGDLIFAKMKGYPHWPARIDEVPDGAVKPSNIKFPIFFFGTHETAFLGPKDVFPYHPNKEKYAKPNKRKGFNEGLWEIENNPKVELTAPKPVPPGCFPEKDSDSGPDGDEDADDKGVKSKGAAQKEPTDVVKPKRGRKKKTDPDQEPEKDDAPVSPVSPSGAEGPKRRGRKPKSEKMLLLQQQNDQQGSGSEMDTAEAERKRKRAPEDKSKSGEEEKRKKREDSKGKEAELKEPEAKKKKQSKDDGSSGSDDEEKNKGRKKQQSSETDKDARRRKADEIREPNKEDGKKNEDKAGVKKKELSTDLKLQRLHSEIKISLKIDNPDVKKCLDALDEIGALQVTTQHLQKHSELIATLKKIRRFKASQDIMDKATMLYNKFKSMFLVGEGDCVLSQVLNKSIAEQRQHEEAKKGAMKRVEQVKENHSDKMMNGDTGPDEKKQETEKLLEDASAGENHSAPEAQEEST, encoded by the exons ATGAAGTCACcagatgaag ctgcagacaTGACTCTGGATTGGAAACCAGGTGATCTGATCTTCGCCAAGATGAAGGGTTACCCTCACTGGCCCGCGAGA ATTGATGAAGTCCCAGACGGAGCTGTGAAGCCGTCCAACATCAAGTTCCCCATCTTCTTCTTTGGTACCCATGAAAC AGCCTTCCTCGGCCCGAAAGACGTCTTCCCCTACCATCCCAACAAGGAGAAGTACGCCAAGCCCAACAAGAGGAAAGGCTTCAACGAAGGACTGTGGGAGATCGAGAACAACCCAAAGGTTGAGCTCACCGCGCCCAAG CCGGTTCCTCCTGGTTGTTTTCCTGAGAAGGACTCAGACAGCGGTCCCGACGGAGACGAGGACGCTGACGACAAGGGGGTCAAATCCAAA GGAGCTGCTCAGAAAGAACCCACAGATGTTGTTAAACccaagagaggaagaaagaaaaag actGACCCCGACCAGGAGCCTGAAAAGGACGATGCTCCTGTCAGTCCTGTTAGTCCTTCAG GTGCAGAGGGTCCAAAACGAAGAGGCAGGAAGCCAAAAAGTGAGAAGATGCttctgctccagcagcagaacGACCAGCAGGGCTCAGGAAGTGAAAT GGACACtgctgaggcagagagaaagagaaagagggcacCAGAGGACAAGTCCAAGAgcggtgaggaggagaagagaaagaagagggaggacaGCAAAGGAAAGGAGGCAGAATTGAAAGAGCCGGAagccaagaagaagaagcagtcCAAGGATGACGGCTCGTCTGGCTCTGACGATGAAGAG aaaaataaaggcAGAAAGAAACAGCAAAGCTCAGAGACGGACAAAGATGCCCGGCGGCGGAAAGCAGATGAAATAAGAGA GCCGAACAAGGAGGATGGGAAGAAAAATGAAGACAAGGCGGGAGTAAAGAAAAAAG AACTGTCGACTGACTTGAAACTCCAGAGACTGCACAGCGAAATCAAGATTTCACTCAAAATCGACAACCCT GATGTGAAGAAGTGCTTGGACGCATTAGATGAGATCGGCGCCCTTCAGGTCACAACCCAGCACCTGCAGAAACACAGTGAGCTCATTGCCACTCTGAAAAAG ATCCGCAGGTTCAAGGCCAGTCAGGACATCATGGACAAGGCCACCATGTTGTATAACAAGTTTAAGAGCATGTTCCTGGTTGGAGAAGGCGACTGTGTGCTCAGCCAGGTCCTCAACAAGTCAATAGCTGAGCAACGGCAGCACGAAGAAGCCAAGAAAGGAGCAATGAAGAGAGTTGAACAAGTCAAGGAAAACCACTCAG ACAAGATGATGAATGGTGATACGGGCCCCGACGAGAAGAAGCAGGAAACTGAGAAGCTGCTAGAAGACGCCTCGGCGGGAGAAAATCACAG tGCCCCAGAAGCTCAGGAGGAGTCCACCTGA